In Rhinolophus ferrumequinum isolate MPI-CBG mRhiFer1 chromosome 18, mRhiFer1_v1.p, whole genome shotgun sequence, a genomic segment contains:
- the LOC117038476 gene encoding olfactory receptor 7A17-like, giving the protein MEPENLTRVSEFVLLGLSEEPDLQPLLFGLFLSMYLITVFGNLLIVLAVSSDSHLHTPMYFFLSNLSFVDICFTSTTIPKMLVNIQTQSKVITYEGCITQLYFFILFVVLDDFLLTVMAYDRFVAICHPLHYTVIMHPQLCGLLVLVSWIMSALNALLQSLMVLRLSFCADLQIPHFFCELNQMVQLACSDTFVNNLVMYFVAVLVGGGPLTGILCSYYRIVSCIHAMSSAQGKYKAFSTCVSHLSVVSLFYVTSLGVYLSSPATHNARSSATASVLYTVVTPMLNPFIYSLRNKDIKGALKSLISKSSIHFGFIPVYGYSNTHRRDST; this is encoded by the exons ATGGAACCAGAGAATCTTACAAGAGTTTCAGAATTTGTTCTCCTGGGACTTTCAGAGGAGCCagacctgcagcccctcctctttGGGCTTTTCCTCTCCATGTACCTGATCACTGTGTTTGGAAACCTGCTCATCGTCCTGGCCGTCAGCTCAGACTCCCACCTGCACAcacccatgtacttcttcctctccaacctGTCCTTTGTGGACATCTgtttcacctccaccaccatccccaaGATGCTGGTGAACATCCAGACGCAGAGCAAAGTCATAACGTATGAAGGCTGCATCACGCAGTTGTACTTTTTTATACTCTTTGTAGTGTTGGATGACTTTCTCCTGACcgtgatggcctatgaccgctttGTGGCCATCTGTCACCCCCTGCACTACACGGTCATCATGCACCCCCAGCTCTGTGGACTGTTGGTTCTGGTGTCCTGGATCATGAGTGCCCTCAATGCCTTATTACAAAGCTTAATGGTGCTCAGACTTTCCTTCTGTGCAGACTTGCAAATCCCCCACTTTTTCTGTGAACTCAACCAGATGGTCCAACTTGCCTGTTCTGACACCTTTGTTAATAACCTGGTGATGTATTTTGTAGCTGTGCTGGTAGGTGGTGGTCCCCTGACTGGGATCCTTTGCTCTTACTATAGGATCGTTTCCTGCATACATGCGATGTCCTCTGCTCAGGGGAAGTATAAAGCATTTTCTACCTGTGTGTCTCACCTCTCGGTCGTCTCCTTATTTTATGTAACAAGCCTAGGAGTGTACCTCAGCTCTCCTGCTACCCACAATGCACGCTCTAGTGCTACAGCCTCGGTCCTGTACACAGTGGTCACCCCCATGCTGAACCCCTTCATCTACAGTCTCAGGAATAAAGACATAAAGGGGGCTCTGAAAAG TCTTATATCTAAGTCTTCCATCCATTTTGGGTTTATTcctgtatatggt